The segment AAAAGCAGGAGATCAGAGAGGCCTTTGACTTGTTTGATACAGATGGCTCAGGAACAATTGACGTGAAGGAACTCAAGGTAGGTTATACCATAGAATATAAATGGTTCACTCAGCTAGTCACCATAATGCCATCCACTGTTTCAGCGTATGCTTagttttcccccccaaaaaaacgttTTTCTTTTGTTTCTTGAATATAAACAATTAATTTATTTCTGCTGCTCCAGGTTGCCATGCGTGCCCTTGGCTTTGAACCAAAGAAAGAAGAGATCAAGAAGATGATAGCAGACATCGACAAGGAGGGCTCTGGGACCATTGATTTTAATGACTTTCTCTCTATGATGACACAGAAAATGGTATGTATTTTCTTAGTCAAGAAGAGATTAAAGGATTGGTTCAcaattatacactgaacaaaaatataaacacaacatgtgttggtcccatgtttcatgagctgaaaaaaagatcccagaaatgtttcatatacacaaaaagcttatttctcaaaaatgttgacatccctgttagtgagcatttttactttgtcaagataatccatccacctgacaggtgtggcatatcaataagctgattaaacagcatgatcattacacaggtgcaccttgtgctggggacaataataaggccactctaaaattctgcagttttgtcacacaatacaatgccacgccacagatgtgtcaagttttgagggagcgtgcaattgtcatgctgactgcaggaatgtctaccagagctgttaccagataatttaatgttcaagcagcctccaacgtcgttttcgagaatttggtagtacgtccaaatggcatcacaaccgcagaccgcgttcttcacctgctggattttatgagaccagccacccggacagctgatgaaactgtgggtttgtacaACCGAAGAATTTCAACACAAACTGTctgagggaagctcatctgtgttctcatcatcctcaccagggtcttgacctgactgcagtttggcttcGTAACTGACTTCGGGGCTGACTtcaatcccggtttcaactgtaccaggcagatggcagacatcgCGTagggtgtcgtgtgggcgagcggtttgctgatgtcagcgtTGTGAACGGAGTGCCTGATGGTGCTGTTATGGTCAaatgaacacaattgtattttatcgatggcaattaaATTcccagagataccgtgatgagatcctgaggcccactgtcatgccattcatctgccgtcatcacctcagcataataatgcacggccccatgtcgcaaggatctgtacacaattcctggaggctgaaaatatcccagttcttccatggccggCATACTCACCtgtcccattgagcatgtttgggatgcttgtACGTGTACGATGGCattttccagttcccgccaatagccagcaacttcgcacagccattggagaggagtgggacaacattccacaggccactgtaaacagcctgatcaactgcatgatgcaaatggtggtcacacccaatacggactggttttctgatccacgcccccccaaaaattttttttaaggtatctgtgaccaacagatgcatatttatattcccagtcatgtgaaattcatagattagggcctaatttattaaTTTCCTTTATATACTGTGcgtttcggaaagtattcagaccccttgactttttccacatttctttacgttacagccttattctaaaatgaattatctttttttttatcatcaatctacacacaataccccataataacaaagtgaacacaggttttagcaaatttataaaaaataagaaaCATATTTACTtaagaccatttgctatgagatttgaaattgagctcaggtgcatcctgtttccattgatcatctttgagttgtttcttcaacttgattggagtccacctgtggtaaattcaattgattggacatgatttggaaaggcagacacctgtctgtaaaatgtcccacagttgacagtgcatgtcagagcaaaaaccaagccatgttgtcgaagaaattgtctgtaGTGCTCCAAAACAGGATTGtgacgaggcacagatctggggaagggcaccaacaaatgtctggagcattgaaggtcctcaagaacacagtggcctccatcattcttaaatggaagatgtttggaaccaccaaggatcttcctagagctggccgcctggccaaactgagcaatcgggggagaagggccttggtcagggatttgaccaagaacccgatggttactctgacatctctgcagcactcaaccaatcaggcctttatggtagagtggccagatggaagaaactcctcagtaaaaggcacatgacaacccgctaaaggaatctgaccatgagaaaccagattatCTGGCCTGATGTGTAACCAAGATTGAAttatttgacctgaatgccaagcatcgtGTCTGGAGGGaccctggtaccatccctatggtgacgcatggtggtggggatgtttttcagaggcagggactggtagaatagtcaggatcaagggaaagatgaacggattaaagtacagagatccttaatgaaaatctGTTCCAGAGCTACACACATGACCCATGATGaccaagcgaaaacaggtttttagaaaattttgcaaatgtattaaaaataaagcaTGGATATAtcacattttacataagtattcagaccctttactcagtactttttttgaatcacctttggcagagattacagccttggggagtcttgggtatgacgctgcaagcttgtaacgtctgtatttggggagtttctacaaTTCTtcgctgcagatcctctcaagctctggccaggcggtgtaagggctatttgactaagaaggagagtgatggattgctgcatcacatgtcctggcctacacaatcacccgacctcaacccaattgagatggtttggtatgtgttgaaccgcagagtgaaataaaagcagccaacaagtgctcagcatgtgtaggaactccttcaagactgttggaaaagcattcccggtgaagctggttgagagaattccaagagtgtgcagagctgtcatcaaggcaaagggtggctactttgaagaatctaaaatatatttttctttgttttacacttttttggttactacatgattccatatgtgttatttcatagctttgatgtcttcactattattctacaatgtgaataatagtaaaaataaagaatgagtatgtgtgtcaacttctgattggtactgtgtgtgtgagagagacacacacacacacagactacgattcaaaagtttggggtaatttggaaatgtccttgttttttaaagaaaagcaacaaaaaaattgtccattcaaattgatcagaaatacagtgtagacattgttcatgttgtaaatgactattgtagctggaaacgtcagattttatatggaatatctacagaggcccattatcagcaaccatcactcctgtgttccagtggcacgttgtgttagctaatccaagtttatccttttaaaaggctaattgttcattagaaaaccctttggcaattatgttagcgcagctgaaaactgttgcgctggttaaagaagcaataaaactggcctttaggctagttgagtatctggagcatcagcaaagtgccattggaacacagtgatggttgctgataatgggtctctgtacgcctatgtagatattccattaaaaatcagccgtttccagctacaatagtcatttacaacattaacaatgtctaaactatttctgatcaatttgatgttattttaatagacaaaaatATTGCTTTGCTttcaaaaataaggacatttctaaatgaccccaaacctttgaacgatagtgtatattagtaccagtcaaaatatatattactgttggcactagaaaacacaagcatttccctgCACCTGCGATAGCAAATCTGTGTACATGACCAATCATTTTTTATTTGAAATCTTTTGGCAGGTCTTTGGTTGGAATTTTGTCTCCTCTATACATAATCTTGAtatattgtttgtttttttaatcagAGTGAAAAAGACTCAAAAGAAGAAATCCTAAAGGCTTTCCGCTTATTTGATGATGACGGCACAGGAAAAATTTCCTTCAAAAATCTCAAGAGAGTTGCCAAGGAGCTAGGTGAAAACCTGACAGATGAGGAATTGCAGGTATGTTAGGATGTAACTTGTTGGCGTTCTGCTCACATCTAAACATACTCAATGCAGAAATCCTGACTGTTAAAACAATGCATCTTTCAAAGGAAATGATTGACGAAGCAGAccgagatggagatggagagatcaACGAGCAGGAGTTTCTAAGGATAATGAAGAAGACAAGTCTATATTGAATGTCTTATGTTTCCCAAGGTTTATCTTCCACTGCTAGAACAGTCTCACTTAGATGCCTTTTGATTGTTTTAAGGGTACTTTATGAAATAGCGTttcgtgttttttttttatatatatatggcTTGTAAATTTAACAGATCTATACACAGATTTTTGAATATTTtagatgtttttttaaatatttcatattttactTATCTTGACTATTTTAATTAAATCATAGTTAAAGTCTAAGTTATGGTCTCCTCTTTACCATGGAAGTGAAATTATATTGTTTATTCCAAGGACACTTGTACCTATTACTGTATGGCTCCTATGGCTATTTGGTTCCCTCTTGTGACATATGAAATGAAGTGCAGCTATAATTGTCTTAACTTGGACATATGATTTAGCTCTTTTTCTCAAGTTCAGTTAAACAGCTTGCTTATTAAAATAGCTTTTGATTATACACTTCACATTATCTAGACAAACGTATAGCTCTGAATCAAATAAACATAAGCTATGgcagcagctagcctagtggttagagcattgggccagtaactgaaaggttgctagattgaatccccgagctgacaaagtaaaaatcagtcgttctgccactgaacaaggcagttaacccactgttcctagtctgtcattgtaaataagaatttgttcttaactgacttgcctagttaaatataaaaatatggcTGGCTGAATGTCATGACTGAGTCACTCTCGGATAACTCCATGCATGGTATAAGAAATGACTGGGTTGAATGTAAGATGAGTAACTGTCAGTAAAAGTGATCACTGGGTGAGTCAGTAACCATAACTAATTTGGTCTGGCTTATTCAGACAATGGCAGACTGCCATCCTGCTACCACAAATGCTGGGTCATTATATTGTAATTACATGGATCATTACATTGATTTGAACATTTTACAGGGTCTTGGCCGTTTGACTTACAGGTCTTTCTTTAAGCAAGTCATCTGAGAACCAGTATGCCTGGCTAACAGGCCAAAACACAGCAATACAATAAAAGAAACATGGATGACATACatgatttgatttagatttgaTTTTAATGACATGACTACAAGCATAGCAATACAGAGATGTGCGGTGAGATGATCAGGCATGCAGATAAATCATGACACGTAGAGGTGTAAGAAAATGAACCATTCCGCTCTGCCTAAATAAACAGGATATAATGCTTACGTATTTTTCCAAGCCTCATAGAACTGTATTATTTTGAGAATGCTTGTTATTGTAAAAGTTCTGATAACCTGATTCAGAGATTGAGTCAGATGGAAAATATTAATCAAAGACATTTATCTCAAATGTGTTTCAAATCTTTAAGATGGAATTGCATTAGTGCATATTACAAACACAATCTATCTGGGGAAATGTACCTTGCATCTGATGCACAAATGTGTCTTAATCAAGTAACCAAAATGTATAACAAACCAGCAGAGAATATTGCATTTTGAGAATAGGTCCATGAGTCAAATCAGTCCACTTTCTCAACGTGACCATAGTGAGATTGAGAAAGGAACCCCCTCTGTCTAGTGTTTAGTGAACAGTCACCATGCCCTCAGAAATATATTGTTATCTCATAAAAAATGTCTAGTTAGTGGATAGCTGgagatacttttgtatatattgtgtatgtggacaccccttcaaattagtggagtcagctatttcagccataccaGTTGCTGACagttataaaatcgagcacacagccatgcaatcttcatagacaaacattggcagtcaatggccttactgaagagctcagtgactttcaacgtagcaccgtcacaggatgctacctttccaacaagtcagttcgtcaaatttcaaccctactagagctgcccggtcaactgtaagtgctgttattgtgaagtggaaacatctaggagcaacaacggctcagccgtgaagtggtaggccacacaagctcacagagcggGACCGCTGAagtgtgtaaaaattgtctgtcctcggttgcaacactcattaccgagttccaaattgcctctggaggtaacgtcagcacaataactgtttgttgggagcttcatcaAATGGGTTTCCGcggcagagcagccgcacacaagcctaagatcaccatgcgcaataccaagcGGCCGGcttaagtggtgtaaagctcgccgccattggactctgaagcagtggaaacgcgttctctggagtgatgaaccacgcttcaccatctggcagtccgacaaacTAATCTgcatttggcggatgccaggagaacgcaacctgccccaatgcatagtgccaattgtaaagtttggtggagaaggaataatggtctgggtctgttttCATGGTTTGAGCTAggcccccttagttccagtgaagggaaatcaacgcttcagcatacaatgacattctagaccaggtattcccaaactggggtacgccaaataaaaatgtgattcacatttgggtgaggtttttttcttgcctgagtagccttgtttcactgccaaaaataaaatgaaaccatctagtgttcagcgaaataacaacacaatgtcaaatacaggtagcctagtcaaataattaacatccaatcacattaaccgttactctctcgcgggaattccactaacggtctgtatgtagccaaacgtagctgctgctcatgttggtatctgtactaatgacgcaaaagccatgacagggagacatggtGGAGTGGTAACGagcatgcaagcagttgctcccgacgccacttgggtacactgcagcatcccccgagaggctcttgctgccaaaggaatgcctgaTAGCTTGAAAGAAGTTTTGGagactacagtgaaaatggttaactttgttaaagcaaggcctctgaactcgtgtattttctgcactatgcaattaTATGGGCAGCGCCCaagtaacgcttttacaacatagaGAAGTGTGCTAGTtgtcaaggggcaaagtattgacacgtttttttgaattgagagacaagcttaaagttttctttactgaccataattttcacttgtctgaccgcttgcatgatgacaagtttctcacacgactggcctatctgggtgatgttttttctcggctgaatgatctgaatctgggattacagggactctctgcaactatgttcaatgtgcgggacaaaattgaggctatgattaagaagttggagctcttctctgtctgcattaacaaggacaacacacaggtctttccattgtatgattttttgtgtgcaaatgaactcaagcttacggacaatgtcaaaagtggtatagcgaagcacctgagtgagttaggtgcgcaattacgcaggtactttcccgaaacggatgacacaaacaacttgattcgttatccctttcatgccctgccttcaGTCCaattaccgatatctgaacaaaagagcctcatcgaaattgcaacaagaggttctttgaaaattgaatttaacagaagccactgccagatttctggattgggctgtgctcagagtatcctgccttggaaaatgttgctgttaagacactgatgccctttgcagccacatacctatgtgagagtggattctcggccctcactagcatgaaaactaaatacaggcccagtctgtgtgtgtaaaatgactctctccaatacaacccaacattgcagagttatgtgcatcttttcaagcacacccttctcattaacctttggtgagttattcacaatgtttgatgaacaaataaggttttatatgtaagatggttaaataaagagcaaaatgattgattattattatattattatttgtgccctggtcctataagagctctttgtcacttcccacgagccggattgtgacaaaaactcacactcattcttatgttcaatacatgtattgtatagtgtgtgtgtggcttacagCGATGGCAGAAAACaaaatttgagagtgcgctgaccctggtgctagaggggatacgcagctggaggttgaatgtttgaaggggtacgggacgataaaaagtttgggaaccactgttctagatgattctgtgcttccagcattgtggcaacagtttggggaaggccctttcctgtttcaacatgacaacgcccctgtgcacaaagctaGGTCTATACAgatatggtttgtcgagatctgtgTGGAAAAATTTGACttgcttgcacagagccctgacctcaacccaatcgaacacctttgggatgattggaacgctgactgcgagccaggcctaatcgcccaacatcagtgccggacctcactaatgcccttgtggctgaatggaagcaagtccgtgcagcaatgttccaacatctagtggaaagccttctcaaaagagtggaggctgttataacagcaaaggggggaccaactccatagtaatgcccatgattttggaaggagatgtttgacaagtgtccacatacttctggtcatgtagtgtatattcacAAAGGTGATGACCCTTGTGACCTAAATAATTATCTCTCTATTTCTAAACCCTATTGCCTAGCTCAAATACTAGAATTCTTTATGAATTCTCAGCTAAGATCTTATCTTTGAAATGTATTCTAATTGTACATCGGTCATAGCACTATCTCTGCTGCATCCCTAGTTATAAATTATGTGGTTAACTGTATGGATAAAAGGCAACATTGGGGTGCCCTCTTCAATGACCTGTCAAAGGCTTTCGATACTGTTGATCACGCACTGTTAATTCGGAGGCTTTCCTCAATTGGCCTAGTTCAGGCTGCATGTAACTGGTTTAAAAATTACTTGACAGATAGAACTCAATGTGTATCTACTGATGGTGTTAAATCAGGTTTCCTGGATATCACGAAAGGTGTCCCGCAGGGGTCGATTCTGGGTCCTGTACTTTTTACTGTTTACATTAGGCATATTGACTTGTAACCTGCACTTGTATGCCAATGATACTGTTGCGTATGCGATTGCCCCCACGGTTGATTAGGCTCTATCTGAACAACAGTCTGCCTTCATTGTATTACAGAAAAACTTTGACCTGAAATCAGTATTGAATGCAGGTAAAACTTAAGTATATGTTGTTGTCTATAGCGCATAAAAATAAATATGAATGGTGTCCATATTTAGCGTGTCCCTGCATAGaaatatctgggcatctggatGGATGAAAAAGGTCatttaaaaagcatattgatgagttagttCAGAAGCTGGGAATAAAAATGGGTTTCTTCTAGAAATAGATTCTGCCTCTTGCTAAATAGTATTAAGCAGATTATTCAGTTAACGTTCCTATCGGTCGTAGACTATGGCGACATCATCTATATGAACATAGCTGCCATTTCATTAAAGCTGTTAGAGGCAGTTTATCTTAGTGCACTGCGCTTTAGTGTAGGCAACAATTTTAGTACTCATCACtacattctctaccagaaagttggttggccctctttgatgtcacatAGATTGATACATTGCTATTTTTCCattcataaagcccttttacaaaaAGTCCCACTGTACCGAACATCTTTACTAAACATTAGACATAAAAGTTACCAcacccggtctcagggatggctaattctggaaattcctttggtctctactgagttaggtaaatcagcttttagtttTCTTGCACCTTATGTGGAACaattttcaaaatgttcttaaatTTGACATTCTGGTGCTTCTAGGGAAATTCAGAAAGCTGACTGAGGACCtaattactgatgaatgtgtttgttttttatgaccgtgtttttctttctgcttgcattCTGAATTTtctgtaattcagggctcatctgtagaGACCTTGGTCTCACTATGActgaaatcaaatttgatttgtcacatgtgctgaatacaacaggtgtagaagaccttaccgtgaactgcttacttacaagcccttaaatcaacaatgcagttaagaaaatatttactaaataaactaaagtacatttaaaaaaaaaaaaatgataacaataacgaggctatatacagggggtaccggtactgaatcaatgtgcgggggtacaggttagttgaggtaatttgtacatgtaggtagatgtaaaaacaaaactccctgatAAATGTTGTGTTATTCTACTATTCTTGTGGTTGAAAATCTTGAGTTCACCAAGTTGTTGAAGGACTCCCACACGCAGGCTGCTTTTTCTCTATTCCCATAAATCAAGCCATTTCCCAAGCACCAAAGCGCTACTGCCCTTTCATCGTTGCTTGTAAAAGATGGTAGCCGTTAACTCCAAAGGTCAAGTATGTGTCATTGTTATGACTATTTATAAGGAACCATTATTTAAACAGCGATATAAGCTAAAGTAGAAGTGGCACATTGGTCTTGGTAGAGGTTTACAAAGGGTGATTCCCTTACTGGTATGTACGTCTTTATTATGGAACTCTCCCATTCTGTTGAACCTTCTAGAGTAGCTTGAATAGAAAGTACTGTATGTGACATTCTTGAAGTTCACCAGATCATTTTAATGGTCACTTTCAAGCTCTGTATTAGAAATTGGAGAGGTGTCGTTATTAGAAAATATTACATTTGCTGAAAGGTTTTAGAAACAGACCAGATTTGAAATTGTAAATCGGTATAATTCAGTGGAGTTTGAGGGGTTTATCAAACCACTTTTGCAAGAGGATGTACAATTATAAAACATGGGACAAATATCCATCTTTAATTAATAAACGTGTATTTATCAGAGTACCATGTTTGATGGTGGCTGTTGTTGCATGATGGTTATTCATCACTGTGTATGAGGTTGTTTAAACTGTCAATGTCACCCTTTCCTTTCATAATAAAAACGTAAGGAAAATCAGATAGAAAAACtaataaaaacaaacatttttggACAAATCAAACAAACAGAACGAGATTTGTATGTCATTTATGAATGTTCAATTGAGGAGTATAAGAAGTTGATAGTATAATGCATACAGGCAAACAACAATGAATGGAAAACAAAGCAGCAGGCTGAAGTAGACTACTTATTCACTGTGTGATTACTTATTCACAGTAGGAAAATGGTTTCAGTTCAATAAAAGAGATATGCTGACATGTTTGTGTTTAAGATTTGATCTAAGTGAAGCAAGCCTTCACCTTGATAACCTTTTG is part of the Salvelinus fontinalis isolate EN_2023a chromosome 6, ASM2944872v1, whole genome shotgun sequence genome and harbors:
- the LOC129858162 gene encoding uncharacterized protein LOC129858162, translating into MASGYRKPNTNSNQRKKAGPKPDLTEEQKQEIREAFDLFDTDGSGTIDVKELKVAMRALGFEPKKEEIKKMIADIDKEGSGTIDFNDFLSMMTQKMSEKDSKEEILKAFRLFDDDGTGKISFKNLKRVAKELGENLTDEELQEMIDEADRDGDGEINEQEFLRIMKKTSLY